A window of Natrinema versiforme contains these coding sequences:
- a CDS encoding ABC transporter permease has protein sequence MSDRRPTTERGRICIVGFDDADSSQRDSDGSPERPDAGPQSPTGATGATGATEPAEPALEGTEHHRLADAWHRFRRNRTAMIGLAIIVGMAVLAVFARPIEVSTAEYTITLQPFSLAPHDPSQPAVGAANAPPSWDHPFGTDWAGRDQLARVLVGGRYTLGIGLVAVVLALCVGIPLGAIAGYFGGWVDEVVMRIVDVLYAFPFLVLAIAIVPILEPIPILGGGFWTVVLALVVTGWIGYARLLRGEILSVREREYVTAASALGVPDRAIIRRHVVPNAIAPVVVQATLNVGTVVLAAAALGFLGLGLEPGSAEWGAMLSRGRDSLVQGHWHVTAFPGFAIFLFVLAINLVGDGINDALDPHRDASDERRRMR, from the coding sequence ATGAGTGACCGACGACCCACCACCGAACGCGGCCGGATTTGCATCGTCGGCTTCGACGACGCCGACTCGTCGCAGCGCGACAGTGACGGCTCTCCTGAGCGTCCCGATGCGGGACCCCAATCACCGACGGGGGCGACTGGGGCAACGGGAGCGACGGAGCCGGCGGAACCCGCACTCGAGGGAACGGAGCACCACCGCCTCGCGGACGCGTGGCACCGGTTTCGCCGGAATCGCACGGCGATGATCGGACTGGCTATCATCGTCGGCATGGCGGTGCTCGCGGTCTTCGCTCGGCCGATCGAAGTCTCGACGGCGGAGTACACGATCACCCTTCAGCCGTTCTCGCTGGCCCCGCACGATCCGTCTCAGCCGGCCGTCGGGGCAGCGAACGCGCCGCCCTCGTGGGACCATCCCTTCGGAACCGACTGGGCTGGGCGAGACCAACTCGCCCGGGTACTCGTCGGCGGGCGCTACACGCTGGGAATCGGCCTCGTCGCCGTCGTACTGGCGCTGTGTGTCGGAATCCCTCTCGGCGCGATCGCGGGGTATTTCGGCGGCTGGGTCGACGAGGTCGTTATGCGGATCGTCGACGTGCTCTACGCCTTCCCGTTTCTGGTCCTCGCGATCGCGATCGTCCCGATCCTCGAGCCGATCCCGATCCTCGGCGGGGGGTTCTGGACGGTGGTGCTGGCGCTCGTCGTCACCGGCTGGATCGGCTACGCCAGACTGTTACGCGGCGAAATCCTCTCGGTCCGCGAACGCGAGTACGTGACGGCCGCAAGCGCGCTCGGCGTCCCCGATCGGGCCATCATCCGGCGACACGTCGTTCCGAACGCCATCGCGCCGGTCGTCGTGCAGGCGACGTTAAACGTCGGGACGGTCGTCCTCGCCGCGGCGGCGCTTGGCTTCCTCGGACTCGGTCTCGAGCCCGGGAGCGCCGAGTGGGGCGCGATGCTCTCGCGGGGTCGGGACTCGCTCGTGCAGGGCCACTGGCACGTCACCGCCTTCCCTGGGTTCGCGATCTTCCTGTTCGTGCTGGCGATCAACCTCGTGGGCGACGGGATCAACGACGCCCTCGACCCGCACCGAGACGCGAGCGACGAACGGAGGCGGATGCGCTGA